A single window of Archangium gephyra DNA harbors:
- a CDS encoding DUF1285 domain-containing protein, with amino-acid sequence MTGCDTTAFRTHSPSGPPPPGKRWHTREDSGIRLDARLRWWHDDEPIEHPRIIELFNSSLVLDEQGRYQLQIGNDWCFIQVEDAAYEVRTVDVTPDERLSVRLSDRTAEALEPGTLAVDAEGVLSCRVKGGRAKARFSRDAQYQLGELMEQGEDGHLYLRAGQRRLAVPVPLESLGA; translated from the coding sequence ATAACGGGTTGTGACACAACCGCCTTCAGGACCCACTCCCCCTCGGGCCCGCCGCCCCCGGGCAAGCGCTGGCATACCCGCGAGGACAGCGGCATCCGGCTCGATGCGCGGCTGCGCTGGTGGCACGACGACGAGCCCATCGAGCACCCGCGCATCATCGAGCTCTTCAACAGCTCGCTGGTGCTCGACGAGCAGGGCCGCTACCAGCTCCAGATTGGCAATGACTGGTGCTTCATCCAGGTGGAGGACGCCGCCTACGAGGTGCGCACCGTGGACGTCACCCCGGACGAGCGGCTCTCCGTGCGCCTGAGCGATCGTACCGCCGAGGCGCTCGAGCCGGGCACGCTCGCCGTGGACGCCGAGGGAGTCCTCTCCTGCCGCGTGAAGGGCGGCCGGGCGAAGGCGCGCTTCTCCCGGGACGCCCAGTACCAGCTCGGCGAGCTGATGGAGCAGGGTGAGGACGGTCACCTGTACCTGCGTGCCGGCCAGCGCCGTCTCGCGGTGCCGGTGCCGCTCGAGTCCCTGGGCGCCTAG
- the recA gene encoding recombinase RecA yields the protein MNKLTEKLKAVAAAVAAIEKQFGKGAVMPLGGEVREQRVAVIPTGSVGLDRALGVGGYPRGRVVELFGNESSGKTTLTLHAIAQVQAQGGVAAFIDAEHALDVNYARKLGVRVEELLISQPDTGEQALEITEQLVRSGAVDLIVVDSVAALVPRAEIEGEMGDAHMGVQARLMSQALRKLTGAVSRTGCCIIFINQIRMKIGVVFGNPETTTGGNALKFYSSVRMEIRRTSNLKDGESVVGTRAKVKVVKNKVAPPFQETEFDLLYGVGINRPGEVLDLGVQAGLVDKAGSHFSLRGERIGQGRERASEWLREHPEAMEALARDVVGMTLPVPAPNPAAAEMEAPAAMA from the coding sequence ATGAACAAGCTGACGGAGAAGCTGAAGGCGGTGGCGGCGGCGGTGGCGGCGATCGAGAAGCAGTTCGGCAAGGGCGCGGTGATGCCCCTGGGCGGCGAGGTGCGCGAGCAGCGCGTGGCGGTCATCCCCACGGGCTCGGTGGGGCTGGACCGGGCGCTCGGGGTGGGCGGCTACCCGCGCGGGCGCGTGGTGGAGCTGTTCGGCAACGAGTCCTCGGGCAAGACGACGCTCACCCTGCACGCGATTGCCCAGGTGCAGGCGCAGGGCGGCGTGGCGGCCTTCATCGACGCGGAGCACGCGCTGGACGTCAACTACGCGCGCAAGCTGGGCGTGCGCGTGGAGGAGCTGCTCATCTCCCAGCCGGACACCGGTGAGCAGGCCCTGGAGATCACCGAGCAGCTCGTGCGCTCGGGGGCGGTGGACCTCATCGTGGTGGACTCGGTGGCGGCGCTGGTGCCGCGCGCGGAGATCGAGGGCGAGATGGGCGACGCGCACATGGGCGTGCAGGCGCGGCTCATGAGCCAGGCCCTGCGCAAGCTGACGGGCGCGGTGAGCCGCACCGGGTGCTGCATCATCTTCATCAACCAGATCCGCATGAAGATCGGCGTGGTGTTCGGCAACCCGGAGACGACCACGGGCGGCAACGCCCTGAAGTTCTACTCCTCGGTGCGCATGGAGATCCGCCGCACGAGCAACCTCAAGGACGGCGAGAGCGTGGTGGGCACGCGGGCGAAGGTGAAGGTGGTGAAGAACAAGGTGGCCCCGCCCTTCCAGGAGACCGAGTTCGATCTGCTGTACGGCGTGGGCATCAACCGTCCGGGCGAGGTGCTCGACCTCGGGGTGCAGGCGGGGCTGGTGGACAAGGCCGGCAGCCACTTCAGCCTGCGCGGCGAGCGCATCGGCCAGGGCCGGGAGCGGGCCTCGGAGTGGCTGCGCGAGCACCCGGAGGCCATGGAGGCGCTCGCCCGTGACGTGGTGGGGATGACCCTCCCCGTCCCCGCGCCGAATCCGGCGGCCGCCGAGATGGAAGCTCCCGCGGCGATGGCCTAG
- a CDS encoding lysophospholipid acyltransferase family protein produces MKLLSPFIALFQAVFLVLWLVFWITVSGLAAILTLNGEVPLMMARRFWAPMHWRITGSPLLVEPLPDVDWSKPHIFLMNHQSAFDIPVAFAVIPVNIRFIAKHVLKWIPFLGWYMAGTGMIFLNRSNRREAMRSLKQAGERIRAGSNILAFPEGTRSMDGRILPFKKGSFVLAVEAGVPIIPMAIEGTRGMLPRGSIRLRRHPIRVKVGQPISTAGRRGPQREALMHEVRDVIIQLHRDIGGEGGVPQDALPAGSDESLSETPA; encoded by the coding sequence ATGAAGCTCCTGTCACCATTCATCGCACTCTTCCAGGCCGTCTTCCTCGTTCTGTGGCTGGTGTTCTGGATTACCGTGTCCGGGCTGGCGGCGATCCTCACCCTCAACGGAGAGGTGCCGCTGATGATGGCGCGGCGTTTCTGGGCCCCCATGCACTGGCGCATCACCGGCTCGCCCCTGCTCGTGGAGCCGCTGCCGGATGTCGACTGGAGCAAGCCCCACATCTTCCTGATGAATCACCAGTCCGCCTTCGACATCCCCGTGGCGTTCGCGGTGATTCCCGTGAACATCCGCTTCATCGCCAAGCATGTGCTCAAGTGGATTCCCTTCCTCGGCTGGTACATGGCGGGCACGGGGATGATCTTCCTCAACCGCTCCAACCGGCGCGAGGCCATGCGCAGCCTCAAGCAGGCCGGCGAGCGCATCCGCGCCGGCTCCAACATCCTCGCCTTCCCCGAGGGCACCCGCTCGATGGACGGGCGCATCCTCCCGTTCAAGAAGGGCTCCTTCGTGCTGGCCGTGGAGGCCGGAGTGCCCATCATCCCCATGGCCATCGAGGGCACACGCGGAATGCTCCCCCGGGGCAGCATCCGGCTGCGGCGCCACCCCATCCGGGTGAAGGTGGGCCAGCCCATCTCCACCGCGGGACGCAGGGGGCCCCAGCGCGAGGCCCTCATGCACGAGGTGCGTGACGTCATCATCCAGCTCCACCGGGACATCGGCGGCGAGGGCGGCGTGCCCCAGGACGCGCTCCCGGCCGGAAGCGACGAGAGCCTCTCCGAAACGCCCGCCTGA
- a CDS encoding NAD(P)/FAD-dependent oxidoreductase, protein MTGPRDTLPHVVILGGGFGGLYAARSLRNAPVRVTVVDRQNHHLFQPLLYQVATATLSPGEIASPIRGLLGRETTVLLAEVTGVDVAGKRVLLADGELSYDYLVIATGATHSYFGHDEWAKHSLGLKTIDDALEIRRRVLLAFERAERETDPVRRRELLTFVIIGAGPTGVEMAGALAEISRHSLARDFHNIDPSQARILLLEGLPRVLPVYPEHLSEKARRSLEKLGVEVRTDTRVTHIDETGVYIGEEHIRARSIIWAAGVAASPVARSLGVELDRAGRVKVAPELTLPGRRDVFVIGDLAHFVQDGDPIPGVAPAAMQQGKQAARNILRQLRGQPMEAFRYWDRGTYAVIGRGKAVGVAFRRFESSGFSAWLAWLGIHVLFLIGFRSKLAVLINWAYSFIAFKRSARLITGPLPELVRPERAGEGPLTSRPGAGSPAGDAAVG, encoded by the coding sequence ATGACAGGCCCACGCGACACGCTTCCCCATGTAGTCATCCTGGGTGGTGGTTTTGGTGGTCTGTATGCCGCCCGTTCGCTGCGCAACGCCCCGGTGCGCGTCACCGTGGTGGACCGGCAGAACCACCACCTCTTCCAGCCGCTGCTGTACCAGGTGGCCACGGCCACGCTGAGCCCGGGAGAGATCGCCTCGCCCATCCGAGGCCTGTTGGGGCGGGAGACGACGGTGCTGCTCGCCGAGGTGACGGGCGTCGACGTGGCGGGCAAGCGGGTGCTGTTGGCGGACGGGGAGCTGTCCTACGACTACCTCGTCATCGCCACGGGAGCGACGCACTCCTACTTCGGCCACGACGAGTGGGCGAAGCACTCCCTGGGGTTGAAGACGATTGACGACGCGCTGGAGATCCGCCGCCGGGTGTTGCTGGCGTTCGAGCGGGCCGAGCGCGAGACGGATCCGGTCCGCCGCCGCGAGCTGCTCACCTTCGTCATCATCGGCGCGGGGCCCACGGGGGTGGAGATGGCCGGGGCGCTCGCGGAGATCTCCCGCCACTCGTTGGCGCGGGACTTCCACAACATCGATCCCTCCCAGGCGCGCATCCTGCTGTTGGAGGGACTGCCGCGTGTGCTGCCCGTCTATCCGGAGCACCTCTCGGAGAAGGCGCGCCGCTCGCTGGAGAAGCTGGGGGTGGAGGTCCGCACGGACACGCGGGTGACCCACATCGACGAGACGGGGGTGTACATCGGCGAGGAGCACATCCGGGCGAGGAGCATCATCTGGGCCGCGGGAGTGGCGGCCTCGCCGGTGGCGCGCTCATTGGGTGTGGAGCTGGATCGGGCGGGCCGGGTGAAGGTGGCGCCCGAGCTCACGCTTCCCGGCCGGCGGGACGTCTTCGTCATTGGAGACCTGGCGCACTTCGTCCAGGACGGCGACCCCATTCCGGGTGTGGCGCCCGCGGCCATGCAGCAGGGCAAGCAGGCCGCGCGCAACATCCTCCGTCAGCTGCGAGGCCAGCCGATGGAGGCCTTCCGCTACTGGGACCGGGGCACCTACGCGGTGATCGGACGAGGCAAGGCGGTGGGGGTGGCCTTCCGGCGCTTCGAGTCCTCGGGCTTCAGTGCGTGGCTGGCCTGGCTGGGCATCCACGTGCTCTTCCTTATCGGCTTCCGGAGCAAGCTGGCCGTGCTCATCAACTGGGCGTACTCGTTCATCGCCTTCAAGCGCTCGGCCCGCCTCATCACGGGCCCGTTGCCCGAGCTGGTGCGGCCCGAGAGGGCAGGCGAGGGGCCGCTCACGAGTCGTCCGGGAGCAGGGAGTCCTGCTGGGGACGCCGCGGTGGGTTGA
- a CDS encoding YifB family Mg chelatase-like AAA ATPase, producing MNVVGLPEGAVRESKVRVISALKNCGFELPSKRITVNLAPADIRKEGAAFELPIALGVLGAAKLMEEEPLSRYLFGGELSLDGAVKPIKGVLPLAVAARNGGYQGVMVPAANAAEASLVTGLHVLAVHHLREAVDHLTGEKPLAPFTREEGAPAPSRGRQAPLDMSDVRGQADVKTALELAAAGGHNILMCGPPGSGKTMLARRLPGILPAMTFDEALEVTKIYSVLGLLGDEQTMMRERPFRAPHHTISDAGLVGGGPATRPGELSLAHHGVLFLDELPEFRKNVLEVLRQPLEEGTIHLARAVQHVTYPCRVMLVAAMNPCPCGFFNVPGRRCTCQEFRVHDYHSRVSGPLMDRIDITLQTRPVEYHHIARNNGEEPASTYYRERVEAARDRQRFRFRDEPGVYCNAQMPTRLLHRYCKLSQKAGQDLEKAMTQFGLSARAHDRILKLALSRADLEGHERIEDADVHLAIDCRQIDRRTWLHTNTLGGPPPWQGPLNPPRRPQQDSLLPDDS from the coding sequence ATGAACGTGGTGGGGCTGCCAGAGGGCGCGGTGCGTGAGTCCAAGGTGCGCGTCATCTCCGCGCTGAAGAACTGCGGCTTCGAGCTGCCCTCCAAGCGCATCACCGTGAACCTGGCCCCCGCGGACATCCGCAAGGAGGGGGCGGCCTTCGAGCTGCCCATCGCGCTGGGCGTGCTGGGGGCGGCGAAGCTGATGGAGGAGGAGCCCCTGTCGCGCTACCTCTTCGGCGGGGAGCTGTCGCTGGACGGAGCCGTGAAGCCCATCAAGGGCGTGCTGCCGCTGGCGGTGGCGGCGCGGAACGGGGGCTACCAGGGCGTGATGGTGCCAGCGGCCAACGCGGCCGAGGCGTCGCTGGTGACGGGCCTCCACGTGCTGGCCGTCCACCACCTGCGCGAGGCGGTGGACCACCTCACCGGAGAGAAGCCCCTGGCCCCCTTCACCCGAGAGGAAGGCGCCCCGGCCCCCTCTCGCGGGCGCCAGGCCCCCCTGGACATGTCCGACGTGCGGGGACAGGCGGACGTCAAGACGGCGCTGGAGCTGGCCGCCGCCGGTGGCCACAACATCCTGATGTGCGGTCCACCGGGCTCGGGCAAGACGATGCTGGCCCGGAGACTGCCCGGCATCCTCCCCGCGATGACGTTCGACGAGGCGCTGGAGGTGACGAAGATCTACTCCGTGCTCGGCCTGCTGGGAGACGAGCAGACGATGATGCGCGAGCGGCCCTTCCGCGCGCCCCACCACACCATCTCCGACGCGGGGCTGGTGGGCGGCGGCCCGGCCACGCGGCCCGGGGAGCTGTCCCTGGCGCACCACGGGGTGCTCTTCCTCGACGAGCTGCCCGAGTTCCGCAAGAACGTGCTGGAGGTGCTGCGGCAACCGCTGGAGGAAGGCACCATCCACCTGGCGCGCGCCGTCCAGCATGTGACCTACCCCTGCCGGGTGATGCTGGTGGCGGCGATGAACCCGTGCCCGTGCGGCTTCTTCAACGTCCCCGGGCGCAGGTGCACCTGCCAGGAGTTCCGCGTCCACGACTACCACTCCCGGGTGAGCGGCCCGTTGATGGACCGCATCGACATCACCCTGCAGACGCGCCCCGTGGAGTACCACCACATCGCCCGGAACAACGGGGAGGAACCGGCGAGCACGTACTACCGCGAGCGCGTGGAGGCCGCCCGCGACCGGCAACGGTTCCGCTTCCGCGACGAGCCCGGCGTGTACTGCAACGCGCAGATGCCCACCCGCCTGCTGCACCGCTACTGCAAGCTGTCCCAGAAGGCCGGCCAGGACCTGGAGAAAGCCATGACGCAGTTCGGCCTGTCCGCACGCGCCCATGACCGCATCCTCAAGCTGGCGCTGTCCCGGGCGGACCTGGAGGGGCACGAGCGCATCGAGGACGCGGACGTGCACCTGGCCATCGACTGCCGGCAGATCGACCGGCGGACCTGGTTGCACACCAACACCCTCGGAGGCCCGCCGCCCTGGCAGGGACCCCTCAACCCACCGCGGCGTCCCCAGCAGGACTCCCTGCTCCCGGACGACTCGTGA
- a CDS encoding helix-turn-helix domain-containing protein, producing the protein MPTAGKTPQKRGRSEVWTRGPTARAIKRELRRIGQRLKELRLERGLTQEQAAEAIGVHPKHMIKMEQGSANFTIATLVAASVAYKVPLRDLFPEEEPGT; encoded by the coding sequence GTGCCCACAGCAGGGAAGACACCCCAGAAACGAGGACGCTCGGAGGTCTGGACCCGAGGCCCGACAGCCCGTGCCATCAAGAGGGAGCTGCGGCGCATCGGACAACGGCTCAAGGAACTTCGGCTAGAGCGCGGACTAACCCAGGAACAAGCAGCCGAAGCTATCGGGGTACACCCGAAGCACATGATCAAGATGGAGCAGGGTTCCGCGAACTTCACCATTGCGACCCTGGTAGCCGCTTCCGTGGCCTACAAGGTTCCCCTACGTGACCTGTTCCCCGAGGAAGAACCGGGGACTTGA
- a CDS encoding recombinase family protein, protein MPRAYSYLRFSTPEQMKGDSFRRQTDAARKYASAHGLELDDKLTFNDLGKSAYRGSNMEAGGQLNAFLTAVQDRKVEPGSYLLMESLDRMSRQAPMLALGPLTMLLQLGITVVTLNDGQVYSLERMMKDNMALMYALMGFIRAHDESEHKSFRLKGVWSQKRLKASEKKPMTANVPTWLRLDKETGKIHVIEEYAGVVRRIFRDYLDGRGAAAIVKALNREGVPVFSREGRNGLQAKRWHLSYIRRILDNPAVIGAFTTHTTEHDGRKKTRRKAGDPIPGYFPAIVDEDTFKRVQALRLGTHSPLRGKNANRGDLKNLFGGLIRCGRCDSAMHYVNKGRSKAGRKYVYLLCAKARYGAGCTFTLVPYERVESTFIDKAPQVLVMAPGDFENTELHEEIRQVETTLEAIGYKLSDLAEAYAQTKLQTLFVKMKELEDEQKELGTQRDNLHHRAGIVEDRSVTKRIGELEEALQSATLDRRKVNALMRMVFSEVTLNPDTCTVDVTWKNGIRGESLLYWFPTETAKAA, encoded by the coding sequence ATGCCCAGAGCGTACAGCTATCTCCGTTTCAGCACTCCTGAGCAGATGAAGGGGGACAGTTTCCGCCGACAGACCGATGCAGCCCGGAAGTATGCCAGCGCGCACGGCCTGGAGTTGGACGACAAGTTGACCTTCAACGATCTCGGGAAAAGCGCCTACCGGGGCAGCAACATGGAAGCTGGGGGGCAACTCAACGCCTTCCTCACCGCCGTACAGGACCGCAAGGTGGAGCCGGGGTCCTACCTGCTCATGGAGAGCCTGGACCGCATGAGCCGACAGGCCCCCATGCTGGCGCTTGGCCCGCTTACCATGCTGCTCCAGTTGGGTATTACCGTTGTGACCCTCAATGACGGTCAAGTCTACTCCCTAGAGCGCATGATGAAGGACAACATGGCGCTCATGTACGCCCTCATGGGGTTCATCCGCGCCCATGACGAGAGCGAACACAAGTCCTTCCGCCTCAAAGGGGTGTGGTCCCAGAAGCGCCTCAAGGCGTCAGAGAAGAAGCCGATGACCGCCAACGTCCCAACTTGGCTTCGGCTCGATAAGGAGACCGGGAAGATCCACGTCATCGAAGAGTACGCGGGCGTGGTGAGGCGCATCTTCCGGGACTACCTAGATGGCCGGGGGGCAGCGGCAATCGTGAAGGCCCTCAATCGAGAGGGTGTGCCGGTATTCTCCCGGGAGGGTCGTAACGGGCTTCAGGCCAAGCGGTGGCACTTGAGCTACATCCGCCGGATTCTTGATAACCCGGCGGTCATCGGCGCCTTCACCACCCACACCACTGAGCATGACGGCCGGAAGAAGACGCGACGCAAGGCAGGCGACCCTATCCCCGGTTACTTCCCGGCTATCGTCGATGAAGACACCTTCAAGCGGGTTCAAGCCCTCCGACTGGGCACCCATTCCCCCCTGCGCGGAAAGAACGCCAACCGGGGGGATCTGAAGAACCTCTTTGGGGGTCTCATTAGGTGCGGAAGGTGCGACAGCGCCATGCACTACGTGAACAAGGGGCGCAGCAAGGCAGGGCGCAAGTACGTCTACCTGCTTTGTGCCAAGGCTCGTTACGGGGCTGGATGCACGTTCACGCTAGTTCCCTACGAGCGGGTTGAATCCACGTTCATCGACAAAGCCCCACAGGTCCTAGTGATGGCTCCCGGGGACTTCGAGAACACGGAGCTTCATGAGGAGATCCGACAGGTGGAAACGACCTTGGAGGCTATCGGCTACAAGCTGTCCGACCTTGCGGAAGCGTACGCACAAACCAAGCTCCAGACCCTCTTTGTGAAGATGAAGGAACTAGAGGACGAGCAGAAGGAACTTGGGACGCAACGGGACAACCTGCACCACCGGGCCGGTATCGTAGAGGACCGTTCCGTCACCAAGCGTATCGGAGAGCTAGAGGAAGCCCTTCAGTCCGCAACACTGGACCGCCGCAAGGTGAACGCTCTTATGCGGATGGTTTTCAGCGAGGTCACGTTGAATCCCGATACCTGCACTGTGGACGTCACTTGGAAGAACGGCATCAGAGGGGAGTCGCTGCTCTATTGGTTCCCCACGGAGACCGCTAAGGCCGCATAA
- a CDS encoding ExbD/TolR family protein has product MSTKRKFVKAATPPNSDINVTPLVDVVLVLLIIFMVVTPLLEKDIEVRIPETEETPIEQMPQDNTQLIVKLDADGTYSINTEVVQKDEYVNKLRRMLTPKKKEDRIVFFVADDKANYGLLVAAFDGAKQAGAFVLGMATEDIPLAPAGAPVDPNAVPAPAPAPAP; this is encoded by the coding sequence ATGAGCACCAAGCGCAAGTTTGTCAAAGCCGCGACCCCCCCCAACTCGGACATCAACGTCACGCCGCTGGTGGACGTGGTGCTCGTGCTGCTCATCATCTTCATGGTCGTCACGCCGCTCCTCGAGAAGGACATCGAGGTGCGCATTCCGGAGACGGAAGAGACGCCCATCGAGCAGATGCCCCAGGACAACACCCAGCTGATCGTCAAGCTGGACGCCGACGGCACCTACTCCATCAACACCGAGGTGGTGCAGAAGGACGAGTACGTCAACAAGCTGCGGCGCATGCTGACCCCCAAGAAGAAGGAGGACCGCATCGTCTTCTTCGTGGCGGACGACAAGGCGAACTACGGGCTGCTCGTGGCCGCCTTCGACGGCGCCAAGCAGGCCGGTGCCTTCGTGCTGGGCATGGCCACCGAGGACATCCCGCTCGCCCCAGCGGGTGCTCCGGTGGATCCGAACGCGGTGCCGGCTCCGGCCCCCGCTCCCGCTCCGTAG
- a CDS encoding ExbD/TolR family protein encodes MGMSVGGSQGGPKSDINVTPLVDVVLVLLIIFMVVTPMLQRGKSVTLPKAAKVEDDKGGTNDPDPIILSVTTDKKMFVEQDEYDAAGLEAKLKDTLSYLPNKKILLKGDSALTVGDVRQVMEVTRKAKAKKIFLGVEELKN; translated from the coding sequence ATGGGAATGTCCGTAGGCGGCTCTCAAGGGGGCCCGAAGAGCGACATCAACGTCACGCCGCTGGTGGACGTGGTGTTGGTGCTCCTCATCATCTTCATGGTCGTCACGCCCATGCTCCAGCGTGGCAAGTCCGTCACCCTGCCCAAGGCAGCCAAGGTGGAGGACGACAAGGGCGGTACGAACGATCCGGATCCGATCATCCTCTCCGTCACCACGGACAAGAAGATGTTCGTGGAGCAGGACGAGTATGACGCGGCGGGACTGGAGGCGAAGCTGAAGGACACGCTCTCCTACCTGCCCAACAAGAAGATCCTCCTCAAGGGAGACAGCGCCCTCACCGTCGGCGACGTGCGCCAGGTGATGGAGGTCACCCGCAAGGCCAAGGCCAAGAAGATCTTCCTGGGTGTCGAGGAGCTGAAGAACTAG
- a CDS encoding MotA/TolQ/ExbB proton channel family protein, which yields MDHSANFTIAGIWASTGPFARGVIFSLAIMSIASLVVMAERIIVFRKTRKDSRNFAAKMGAILAKGDLQQAANTNMGKDVGHLGRVIGSGLTAYRISPSDKEVAVESVARALERQAQREVQSLKRGLGILATVGSTAPFVGLLGTTMGIVTAFQLMAASGAGGLGTISAGIAEALITTAFGLLVAIPAVMAYNFLSGWVDARSVDISESSNEFLDVVARHLGGSHTPQA from the coding sequence ATGGATCATTCTGCTAATTTCACGATTGCTGGCATCTGGGCATCCACGGGTCCGTTCGCCCGCGGCGTCATCTTCAGCTTGGCGATCATGTCTATCGCGTCGTTGGTGGTGATGGCGGAGCGCATCATCGTCTTCCGCAAGACCCGCAAGGACTCGCGTAACTTCGCCGCCAAGATGGGCGCCATCCTGGCCAAGGGCGACCTGCAGCAGGCCGCCAACACCAACATGGGCAAGGACGTGGGCCACCTGGGCCGCGTGATCGGCTCCGGCCTGACCGCGTACCGCATCAGCCCTTCCGACAAGGAAGTGGCGGTGGAGTCGGTGGCGCGCGCGCTGGAGCGCCAGGCGCAGCGTGAGGTGCAGAGCCTCAAGCGCGGCCTGGGCATTCTGGCCACGGTGGGCTCCACGGCCCCGTTCGTGGGTCTGCTGGGCACCACGATGGGTATCGTGACGGCCTTCCAGCTCATGGCGGCTTCCGGCGCGGGTGGTCTGGGGACCATCTCCGCGGGTATCGCCGAGGCGCTCATCACCACGGCCTTCGGTCTGCTCGTCGCCATCCCGGCGGTTATGGCCTACAACTTCCTGTCGGGCTGGGTGGACGCTCGCTCGGTGGACATCTCCGAGTCGTCCAACGAGTTCCTGGACGTCGTCGCGCGCCATCTGGGTGGCTCGCACACGCCCCAGGCCTAA
- a CDS encoding energy transducer TonB, which translates to MFDSVLDRGQGPKTRFGVGTFISVALHVGLFGFSVWLSQQPQKEKEKEVEVTFKQAMAPPASAAPPPPPPPPPAKKSNPTKKPVVKKPDVIIQPKEIPQEKPPEVEPDPNAGQEEEEASEEEVEGGVEGGVPGGVIGGVVGGVVGGVLGGQVGSTGTDVLPFGAGMTRPEKMSGPAPQYTREALEARVQGLMIVKCVITTEGAIERCRIIKPLPHMEQAVLDSLYAQRYKPVTFQGRPVQVDYTFNIRLSLPR; encoded by the coding sequence ATGTTCGACTCTGTCCTTGACCGCGGACAAGGCCCCAAGACGCGTTTCGGCGTGGGTACCTTCATCTCGGTTGCCCTTCACGTCGGTCTCTTCGGCTTCTCCGTGTGGCTCTCCCAGCAGCCCCAGAAGGAGAAGGAGAAGGAAGTGGAGGTGACCTTCAAGCAGGCCATGGCTCCTCCGGCCTCGGCCGCGCCGCCTCCGCCTCCTCCGCCTCCCCCGGCGAAGAAGAGCAATCCCACCAAGAAGCCGGTGGTGAAGAAGCCGGACGTCATCATCCAGCCCAAGGAGATCCCCCAGGAGAAGCCGCCCGAGGTGGAGCCTGATCCGAACGCCGGCCAGGAAGAGGAAGAGGCCAGCGAGGAAGAGGTGGAGGGTGGCGTCGAGGGTGGCGTGCCCGGCGGTGTGATCGGCGGCGTGGTGGGAGGCGTGGTTGGTGGAGTGCTCGGCGGCCAGGTGGGCAGCACCGGAACGGACGTGCTTCCGTTCGGCGCGGGAATGACCCGCCCGGAGAAGATGTCGGGTCCGGCGCCGCAGTACACCCGCGAGGCCCTCGAGGCGCGCGTTCAGGGTCTGATGATCGTCAAGTGCGTCATCACCACCGAGGGAGCGATCGAGCGCTGCCGCATCATCAAGCCGTTGCCTCACATGGAGCAGGCGGTGTTGGATTCGCTGTATGCTCAGCGCTACAAGCCGGTGACGTTCCAGGGCCGGCCCGTCCAGGTCGACTACACCTTCAACATCCGTCTGAGCCTGCCCCGCTAG